The Cottoperca gobio chromosome 6, fCotGob3.1, whole genome shotgun sequence genome has a segment encoding these proteins:
- the LOC115009908 gene encoding ras-related and estrogen-regulated growth inhibitor-like protein, whose protein sequence is MDANIVVMGTESVGKSALTVRLLTRRFIGEYGDIESIYSHSFLIDGREITLNIWDSPYSEDLSVETSLFEKKVQWADGYVLVYSICDRASFNTVSRLIQTIKSTKDYLNADKAPIVVVGNKRDLHHRRTVLSEEGRLLALNTDCHFYEVSAAENYHSVLMMFHGLVDRMKDAKLATKRPLGFRGIVKSMSAVFARRRTDSLE, encoded by the exons ATGGATGCCAACATTGTTGTAATGGGGACAGAAAGCGTCGGAAAGTCag cgCTGACTGTGCGTCTCTTAACTCGGAGGTTCATCGGAGAGTATGGAGATATTG AATCCATCTACAGTCACAGTTTTTTGATAGATGGGAGGGAAATCACTCTCAATATTTGGGATTCACCTTATTCTGAG GATTTGTCTGTGGAGACGTCACTCTTTGAGAAGAAAGTCCAATGGGCAGATGGCTACGTTCTTGTCTACAGCATCTGCGACAGGGCCAGTTTCAACACCGTCAGCAGGCTCATTCAGACCATCAAGTCCACTAAAGACTACCTGAACGCAGACAAAGCGCCCATAGTGGTTGTGGGTAACAAGAGGGACCTGCACCACAGACGGACAGTGCTGAGCGAGGAGGGCCGACTTCTGGCTCTCAACACAGACTGCCACTTCTACGAGGTGTCGGCGGCCGAGAACTACCACAGCGTACTCATGATGTTTCACGGTCTGGTGGACAGGATGAAGGATGCAAAGCTGGCCACGAAGCGGCCTCTGGGGTTCAGGGGCATAGTGAAAAGCATGTCCGCAGTGTTTGCCAGGAGACGGACAGACTCCTTGGAGTAA